Proteins encoded by one window of Engraulis encrasicolus isolate BLACKSEA-1 chromosome 21, IST_EnEncr_1.0, whole genome shotgun sequence:
- the LOC134438105 gene encoding nuclear factor 7, brain-like, whose translation MEMTESIYRKFDPDEDSISLSTVKYEDLNKTSNHRHSGPWKSGAVCLGLLCTLLLCGIAVLSVQMIMMRTKQSEQSYREKLHMQADYDNMTSDYQQLQMSYNDLNSVKAQLQDTNNNLTRDISQLQTRFNNLLSEKSSLQAQYDSVNRGKSQLQDRYDRLTRDKSQLQERCDAITAERDTLLQRTVTAKKQITQYAVDVTLDPDTANNYLILSADGKQVKHGDTSQNRPDNPKRFDRYLDVLGKQGFSSGRFYYEVQVSGKTKWSLGVAIESVNRKGETSLSPTNGFWAIWLRDSQYKALAGPDVTLSLKEKPERVGVFVDYGAGLVSFYDADRWSLIYSYEGESFREKNLYPYFTPKNNDNGKNSAPLVITPVSCLK comes from the exons ATGGAGATGACCGAGAGCATCTATCGAAAATTTGACCCAGATGAAGACAGCATCAGCCTCTCCACTGTCAAGTACGAGGACCTCAACAAGACTTCAAACCATCGACACTCTG GGCCCTGGAAGAGTGGtgctgtgtgtctgggtctgctgTGCACTCTCCTGCTGTGTGGCATTGCAGTCCTCAGTGTCCAGATGATAATGATGAGGACTAAACAGTCAGAGCAGAGCTACAGGGAGAAACTACATATGCAGGCAGACTATGACAACATGACCTCAGATTACCAACAGTTGCAGATGAGTTATAACGACCTGAACAGTGTGAAAGCTCAGTTACAGGACACAAACAACAATCTGACAAGAGATATTTCTCAGCTACAGACACGATTTAACAATCTGCTCTCAGAGAAATCTAGTTTACAAGCACAATATGACAGTGTTAATAGAGGGAAATCTCAGCTCCAAGATAGATATGACCGTCTGACTAGAGACAAATCTCAGTTACAGGAGAGATGTGATGCCATCACTGCCGAGAGGGACACCCTACTACAGAGGACAGTAACTGCAA AAAAACAGATCACACAGTATGCAG tggatgTGACTCTGGATCCTGATACAGCTAATAACTACCTCATCCTGTCTGCTGATGGCAAACAAGTAAAACATGGTGATACATCACAGAATCGTCCTGACAACCCCAAACGCTTTGATCGTTATCTTGATGTACTGGGCAAGCAGGGCTTCAGCTCTGGTAGATTTTACTATGAGGTGCAGGTCAGTGGGAAGACTAAATGGTCATTAGGAGTAGCCATAGAATCTGTTAACAGAAAAGGGGAAACCAGCCTGAGCCCTACAAATGGGTTCTGGGCAATATGGCTGAGGGATAGTCAGTATAAGGCACTAGCTGGTCCCGATGTCACCCTCTCCCTGAAAGAGAAGccagagagggtgggggtgtttgtggaTTATGGGGCAGGTTTGGTCTCCTTTTATGATGCAGACAGGTGGAGTCTAATCTACTCTTATGAAGGTGAGTCCTTCAGGGAGAAAAATCTCTATCCCTACTTCACTCCCAAGAATAATGATAATGGCAAGAACTCTGCTCCACTGGTCATCACTCCAGTGTCCTGTTTAAAGTAG